The genomic window GGAGGTGCACCGGCTCGCACTGGAACCGGGCGCTCTCGTTGACCGTGAACGCGCCGTCGACGAGGCCCTTCTCCGCGCAGATCTGGGCGCCGTTACAGATGCCGAGGACGGGCGTGCCGTTCGCGGCTGCTTCCCGCACCTCCTCCATGATCGGCGTCCGGGCGGCCATCGCACCCGCCCGGAGGTAGTCGCCGTAGGAGAAGCCGCCGGGCAGGACGATGCCGGTCGTGTCCTCGGGAAGCCCGTCCTCGTACCAGACGATCTCCGCGTCGGCGCCGAGGTGTTCGAGGGCGCGCAGGGCGTCCCGATCGCAGTTCGAGCCACCGAAGCGGATGACTGCTACTGTCATTCCCGTGCTTCGACCTCCACGTCGTAGTCGTGGATCGTCGGGTTCGCGAGCAGTCGTTCAGCCATCGACTCCGCCCGCTCGGCGGCGGCGTCGGCGTCGGCGGCGTCGACGTCGATCTCGTAGCGATCCGCGAAGCGGAGGTCGTCGAGTTCGAAGTCCAGACGCTCGAGCGCGCGCTGGGTCGTCGCTGCCTCCGGGTCCAGAACGCCCGATTTCAGCCGGACGGTAACCGTCGCGGTGAACGCGGCCATTACGTCTGGATCCCAATGCTGCGCGCAAAACGCTTTCGAAGGGACGGTCGAATTCGGGTCGTGGGGATTCGTTTGCTCGCGACCTCATCGCTGCTGTTCTGGCTTCCGCCGGGGATCACTCGTCGGCAAACCGCTTGGAAGCCCCCTCCCGCTCGCGCTCGCTCGGTCGCTGTGCTCCTCGGCTCGCTGCCGCTCGCCTGTGGTGCTTACTTCCCGAGCGAACGCGACCGGTCGGCCCCTTCCAGTCCCACCCGATGGTATTCCCACCGATCGCGAAACCCCGGTGGACCACCTCGGCGCGCGCTGCCGCTGGCTGCGAGCCGCTTTCCGGCGAGCAGCCAGTCGCGCGACACCGTGCGAGGGCCGAGCACCGCAGGCCGGAGGCCGAGGAGCGCAGAAGGCTGGGGAGGAATGAGGCTGCGGTTGGGTGGGGCATCGAAAGGGGCCGGGCGGTCGGCGGTCCCCGGGCGAAGTAAGGACCGCAGCCGAGCGCAGCGAGGCGAGGACCGCAACGAGCCCCGGGATTCCGAGCGCTCGGGGGCTTTCGGAGTTCGAAAGAACGACAGCCGTACTAAAAACTCGCAGCCAGTTATTCGTACTCGATCGTCGCGGGCGGCTTGTGGGTCACGTCGTACACCACCCGCGAGACGTTCGCATTCTCCCCCGTAATCCGCGACTGGATCCGCTGGAGGGTGTCCCAGTCGATCTCCTGGGCGCGCGCGGTCATCCCGTCGCGGCTCTCGACGCTCCGCACGGAGACGACCCACCCGTGGACCCGGTTGTCGCCCTTCACGCCGGTGGCCTTTCCGATGACGGCCGCGAGCGCCTGCCAGGGCTCGTACTCCTCGAGTTCCTCCTCGACGACGTGGTTGGCCTCCCGCGCGACCTCGAGTTTCTCCTCGGTGACCGGACCGATGATTCGGACCGCGAGCCCTGGGCCGGGGAACGGCATCCGCTCCGAGACCACTTCCTCCAGGTCGAGCGCCCGGGCGACTTCGCGGACCTCGTCCTTGTAGAGGTCGCGCATCGGCTCGACGATGCCCTCGAAGTCGACGACCTCGGGGAGGCCGCCGACGTTGTGGTGGGACTTGATCGTCCCCTCGGACTCGATGCGGTCGGGGTAGATCGTCCCCTGGACCAGGTAGTCGGCGTCGACGTCCTTCGCGACCGTCTCGAACTCGCGGATGAACTGCTCGCCGATGATGTGGCGCTTCTCCTCGGGATCGGTGACGCCGGCGAGTTCCTCGAGGAAGCGCTCGCGCGCGTCGACGATCCGGAGGGAGTCCATATACGCGAACGTCTCCCGAATCTGCTCGGTCTCGCCCTTGCGCATCAGGCCGGTGTCGACGTAGACCGGCGTGAGCTGGTCGCCGACGGCCTCGTAGGCGAGCGCGGCGGCCGTCGAGGAGTCGACGCCCCCCGACAGCGCGATGACGGCGTTGGCGTCGCCGATTTCCTCGTCGATCTCTGCGATCTTCTCGTCGATGAATTCGTCTGCGTTGACCATTATGCTTCGACCTCCTTCGTCCCGATTTCCTCGTCTGCCTGCTCCACGATCGCCTCGACTAGCCCCACGAACGGCGGGCTCGCACGCCCCGGCCGCGAGCGGAACTCGGGGTGGAACTGCGTGCCGAGGAAGTAGGGGTGGTCCTCCAGTTCCACGATCTCCATCCGGTTCGCCGAGCGCCCGGAGAATTTCAGCCCGGTCTCCTCGATCCGGTCGATGTACTCCGGATTCACCTCGTAGCGGTGGCGGTGTCGCTCCGTGCAGGAGGTCGTCCCGTAGATCTGGTGGGCGAGGCTGCCGGGCTCGATGTCGGTGTCGTGGGCGCCCAGGCGCATCGTGCCGCCCATGTCCTCGACCTCGTACTGCTCGGGGAGGATGTCGATGACGGGGTGGTCCGTGTTCTCGTCGATCTCGGTGCTGTGGGCGCCCTTCAGCCCAGCGAGATTCCGCGCGGCCTCGATGACCGCCATCTGGAAGCCGAGACAGAGACCGAGGTACGGCACGTCGTTCTCGCGGGCGTACCGGACGGCGTTGATCTTGCCCTGCGTGCCCCGGGAGCCGAAGCCGCCGGGGACGATGATGCCGTCGACGTCGTCGAGCTCGTCGGTGACGCCGTCGGCCAGGCTCTCGCTGTGGATCCACGTCCGATTCACCTCCACGCCGGCCTCCATGCCGGCGTGCTTGAGCGCCTCGTGGATGGAGATGTAGGCGTCCTCGAGGCCGTACTTCCCGACGAGCGCGACCTCGATCTCGCCCGATTTCTCGCGAGTCACGAGGTTGCGCCACTCGTTCTCGCGCTGCCCTGGCGGGAGCGCGGCCTCGGCGAGGCCGAGTCGTTCCATCACGTACTCGTCGAGGCCCTCTTCCTCGACCATCAGCGGGACCTCGTAGATGTCCTCGACGTCGGGGTTCGAGAACACGGCGTCGGTCGGCACGTCACAGAACAGGGCGATCTTCTCGCGGGTCTCCTCCTCGAGGCGATCCTCGCACCTGCCGACGAGGACGTCGGGCTGGAGACCGATCGAGCGGAGTTCCTTGACGGAGTGCTGGGTCGGCTTGGTCTTCTGCTCGCCGTTCTTCGAGTAGGGGACGAGCGTGACGTGCGTGAAGAGAATGTCCTCCTCGTCTTCCTCGTGGGCGAACTGGCGCAGGGCCTCGAGGTACTGCATCCCCTCGATGTCCCCCACGGTCCCGCCGACCTCGACGATGCAGACGTCGGTGCCCTCCGCCGCCTCCCGGATCCGGCGCTTGATGTCGTCGGTGACGTGTGGGATGATCTGGACGGTCTTCCCGAGGTAGTCCCCCGCCCGCTCGGCCTCGACGACGTGCTGGTAGACTTTCCCCGTCGTGACGTTGTGGTCGGAGGTCATCTCCTCGTCGAGGAACCGCTCGTAGTTCCCCAGGTCGAGGTCGACCTCGCCGCCGTCCGAGAGGACGTACACCTCGCCGTGCTCGAAGGGATTCATCGTCCCCGCGTCGACGTTGAGATAGGGGTCGACCTTCACCGCGGTGACGTCGAACCCGGCGTTCTTGAGGAGCCGGCCGGTGCTCGCGGCCGTGATCCCCTTGCCGAGTCCCGACATGACGCCGCCGGTGACGAAGATGAACTTGTTCCCCAGTGAGGGGTCGTAATCAGTCGTGGACTCCGTCGGCATACTCAGGGTGGGTCGGGGGCCGCAAAAACCGTTTCGGAGCGGGTGGGTCGCTGGTCGTCCGCGCACGTTTGCCACGCCGGCCGTCTCGCCAATCACCACGCTAGCTGCTTCGCCAATCGGCACGC from Salinarchaeum sp. Harcht-Bsk1 includes these protein-coding regions:
- the purQ gene encoding phosphoribosylformylglycinamidine synthase I — its product is MTVAVIRFGGSNCDRDALRALEHLGADAEIVWYEDGLPEDTTGIVLPGGFSYGDYLRAGAMAARTPIMEEVREAAANGTPVLGICNGAQICAEKGLVDGAFTVNESARFQCEPVHLRVENADTPFTRGFEEGDVIRLPIAHGEGRYEAQPDAFDALIEEGKVLFRYCDAEGTVTEEANPNGSKDNVAGVVGEAENRAVLMPHPERAVLPELDGTDGRTILEGLTG
- the purS gene encoding phosphoribosylformylglycinamidine synthase subunit PurS; this encodes MAAFTATVTVRLKSGVLDPEAATTQRALERLDFELDDLRFADRYEIDVDAADADAAAERAESMAERLLANPTIHDYDVEVEARE
- the guaA gene encoding glutamine-hydrolyzing GMP synthase; the protein is MVNADEFIDEKIAEIDEEIGDANAVIALSGGVDSSTAAALAYEAVGDQLTPVYVDTGLMRKGETEQIRETFAYMDSLRIVDARERFLEELAGVTDPEEKRHIIGEQFIREFETVAKDVDADYLVQGTIYPDRIESEGTIKSHHNVGGLPEVVDFEGIVEPMRDLYKDEVREVARALDLEEVVSERMPFPGPGLAVRIIGPVTEEKLEVAREANHVVEEELEEYEPWQALAAVIGKATGVKGDNRVHGWVVSVRSVESRDGMTARAQEIDWDTLQRIQSRITGENANVSRVVYDVTHKPPATIEYE
- a CDS encoding CTP synthase, with the translated sequence MPTESTTDYDPSLGNKFIFVTGGVMSGLGKGITAASTGRLLKNAGFDVTAVKVDPYLNVDAGTMNPFEHGEVYVLSDGGEVDLDLGNYERFLDEEMTSDHNVTTGKVYQHVVEAERAGDYLGKTVQIIPHVTDDIKRRIREAAEGTDVCIVEVGGTVGDIEGMQYLEALRQFAHEEDEEDILFTHVTLVPYSKNGEQKTKPTQHSVKELRSIGLQPDVLVGRCEDRLEEETREKIALFCDVPTDAVFSNPDVEDIYEVPLMVEEEGLDEYVMERLGLAEAALPPGQRENEWRNLVTREKSGEIEVALVGKYGLEDAYISIHEALKHAGMEAGVEVNRTWIHSESLADGVTDELDDVDGIIVPGGFGSRGTQGKINAVRYARENDVPYLGLCLGFQMAVIEAARNLAGLKGAHSTEIDENTDHPVIDILPEQYEVEDMGGTMRLGAHDTDIEPGSLAHQIYGTTSCTERHRHRYEVNPEYIDRIEETGLKFSGRSANRMEIVELEDHPYFLGTQFHPEFRSRPGRASPPFVGLVEAIVEQADEEIGTKEVEA